DNA sequence from the Chryseobacterium turcicum genome:
AAGTACTATATCCTGCAATCTGCTTATTAATTTGATCAACCTCTTTATTCTGTATTGGATCATAAAATCGGGTAAGCGTTTTCGTCGTTAAAGCATTATCAATTGTAGCACCCAAACTGAAAGTAAAATACTTTGCAAAAGTAGTGTTGGTACCTAATGCAATATTATTTTTTAATCCGGTTTGCATTTTATCCCACATTGCGTTGGTAAACAACTCTCCTTCTCCTGTACTTACAAAATTTGATAAATTCAAGCCTGTATTTACGGTAATGTTTTCTAACAGCCCAGTTCTTATTCCGGTTTTAGATTTAAATAAAAAAAACTGATTAATCGCCACATTCATCTGTGGTAGACGTAAATCTGCTAAGCCTGTCGCAAAATTTTGGGAATAGGAAGCTGTACCAGTTATCGTTGCCGGAAGCTTCAGGAATCTTTTGGTAAGTGTTAATGTAGAATTCTGTTGAGTTCTCAATACACTCTGATCCATAATATAATTATTATTCACTGTGTTATTATAGAACGTCTGACTCGTTACATCTACCGATGCAGAAAACGTCAGAAACGGATTTGCTTTTGTATCTTGAGTATGCCTCCACGCAATTCTGTATGTTCCTGTTTTGCTGTAATTATCAAGTCCTTTAATTCCTCGGACCGTATTTCCGATATCTGCTGAGAAATTCCCTGAATATCTGTATTTTTTTAGATAATTCATTTCCGGCCTTATCGTCCAGCTTCCTTTTGTATAGATATCAGCTAAAACTTTTAAGTCGAAGTGCTCCCCAATCGGTTGATAATACCCTATTCCATTCAGGAAAAAACCTACATCTTCTCTTTCTCCAAAACTTGGTATCAAAATCCCGGCAGATCTTTTGCTGGAAAACGGTAAAATAGCAAACGGTAAAATTAAAGGCATCGGAACATCTTCAATGTACATTTGTGCCGGACCTAAAATTAAAGACGAACTGTTTTTTCCTTTCTGCATTTTGATGTAAGATGCCAAAAGGTGATAATCGGGTCTTGTATCTTTTTTATCGATGTAGTAAGAATCCGTCGTAAATTCAGCATGTCGCATGACGAAAACTGAATCGTTGTACTTTTTCGTTTTCTCAGCAACAATTAAACCCTCACTTTCCTCAGTTCTTGCATTGTAAGCAATTGCTTCTCTGGTTTTGGTATTATAATTAAAGCTTTCAACTTCGTATTTCTTACCTCCTTGATCGACTTTAGCAAGTTCAAATACTTTCCCTAAAGAATCTAATTTTCCGCGGGCAAAAATTAAGCTTCGCTCTTCATCGATAGAGATATAATCTGCATCTATCTGCATATCCTGATATTTTACCTGAGCATTTTTATTCAGATAAATCATTCTCTTAGGTACATCTCTACGGATATCATCTGCCTTGTAGTCTACTACGGCTTGTAAAGATTCTTTCGGCGCAACTATGGTATCCTTTTTGGAAATAGTATCATTAATTACCGTAGCTTTAATTACTTTTTTAGGACTGTTCTGTGCTAAAAAACTGTTAAAAATTAGGATAATTAAAAATTGTAATATATTTTTGAAGACGGTTTTGTCCAATTTTGTTTTGTATAATTTGGCTCAAAATTAATATAATTTTTATAACTGTATGATGTACCAACTAAATTTTAAAACAATTTTAGCATTTCTACTGATATTCTTCACCTCTTTTGCCTTTGCACAAAAAAAATTCACTGTAGTTTTAGATGCAGGACATGGGGGAAGCGATACAGGAGCCAACAGAAATTATTCTGACGTAGGGCTTGTTCAGGAAAAAAATGTCACTTTGGCAATTGTTCTTAAATTAGGAGCAATGCTCGAAAAGAATAAAGAGTTTAAAGTTATTTACACCCGGAAAATAGATGAGTATCCTTCTTTGACAGATAGAACAAA
Encoded proteins:
- a CDS encoding putative LPS assembly protein LptD, encoding MDKTVFKNILQFLIILIFNSFLAQNSPKKVIKATVINDTISKKDTIVAPKESLQAVVDYKADDIRRDVPKRMIYLNKNAQVKYQDMQIDADYISIDEERSLIFARGKLDSLGKVFELAKVDQGGKKYEVESFNYNTKTREAIAYNARTEESEGLIVAEKTKKYNDSVFVMRHAEFTTDSYYIDKKDTRPDYHLLASYIKMQKGKNSSSLILGPAQMYIEDVPMPLILPFAILPFSSKRSAGILIPSFGEREDVGFFLNGIGYYQPIGEHFDLKVLADIYTKGSWTIRPEMNYLKKYRYSGNFSADIGNTVRGIKGLDNYSKTGTYRIAWRHTQDTKANPFLTFSASVDVTSQTFYNNTVNNNYIMDQSVLRTQQNSTLTLTKRFLKLPATITGTASYSQNFATGLADLRLPQMNVAINQFFLFKSKTGIRTGLLENITVNTGLNLSNFVSTGEGELFTNAMWDKMQTGLKNNIALGTNTTFAKYFTFSLGATIDNALTTKTLTRFYDPIQNKEVDQINKQIAGYSTFSTTVSVQTQLYGQANFKKGSTIQAIRHMMTPSIGFSYSPDFGGEQFGYFKNFYNANGALTPYSIFDKGIVGSPTTGMVGALNYSIGNNIEMKVKSKSDSTGVKKMKIFESLNVSGNYNFAAKSHPFSIISVSGQSSFFDNKLSVNTSLAIEPYKILFAPGSDSGIRTEDFGSFSIQGFNVQLSYPLSSELFGEKKDYAKTYSQKGEIRNENYFFDDDNYAHFDQAWTLNVNANYQYSRNLTRTANKMASIGLDGSVKLTPYWNINGSTHYDMVSKELAYTRIGFSRDQRSFTINFNWVPFGQYKVYDFFIGIKANILSDALKYKDRSFTQPNAPF